From the genome of Ectobacillus sp. JY-23, one region includes:
- the dapA gene encoding 4-hydroxy-tetrahydrodipicolinate synthase, producing the protein MIDFGTIATAMITPFDNKENIDFAKTTQLVNYLIENGTTSLVVCGTTGESPTLTTQEKVALFRHVVEVVAGRVPVVAGTGSNNTRASIELTVLAEEAGVDAIMLVAPYYNKPSQEGLYQHFKEIANATKLPVMLYNVPGRSVVTMSVETIVRLSQIPNIVALKDAGGDVLAMTEVIEQTGDDFAVYSGDDGLTLPAMAIGARGVVSVASHIIGNQMQEMIKAYENGDMKTAQSLHQLVLRVTKAVFMAPSPTPVKTALQMLGMNVGSVRLPLIPLSEGERQTLQEVIQSIPK; encoded by the coding sequence ATGATTGATTTCGGCACAATTGCAACGGCAATGATTACGCCTTTTGACAACAAAGAAAACATCGATTTTGCCAAAACAACGCAGTTGGTCAATTATTTAATTGAGAACGGTACAACTTCTTTAGTTGTATGTGGAACAACCGGCGAGTCACCTACGTTGACAACACAAGAAAAAGTGGCCTTGTTTCGTCATGTAGTTGAGGTTGTAGCTGGGAGGGTTCCGGTCGTAGCAGGAACAGGTAGCAATAATACGCGTGCATCAATCGAATTAACGGTACTTGCGGAAGAAGCGGGTGTAGATGCAATCATGCTTGTTGCACCATATTATAATAAGCCTAGTCAAGAAGGCTTATATCAGCATTTTAAAGAGATTGCGAACGCAACTAAATTACCTGTTATGTTGTATAACGTTCCAGGGCGTTCGGTAGTAACAATGTCAGTTGAGACAATTGTGCGTTTGTCTCAAATTCCAAACATTGTAGCACTTAAGGACGCCGGCGGTGATGTGTTAGCAATGACAGAGGTCATTGAGCAAACAGGAGACGATTTTGCTGTATATAGTGGAGATGATGGTTTGACGTTGCCGGCGATGGCGATTGGCGCGCGTGGTGTAGTTTCAGTCGCTTCGCACATCATTGGTAATCAAATGCAGGAGATGATTAAAGCTTATGAGAACGGTGATATGAAAACAGCGCAAAGCTTGCATCAGCTTGTTTTACGTGTCACAAAAGCGGTGTTTATGGCGCCGAGTCCAACACCTGTCAAAACGGCATTGCAAATGCTTGGGATGAATGTAGGATCCGTTCGTTTGCCACTTATACCTCTATCTGAAGGAGAAAGACAAACACTACAAGAAGTTATTCAATCTATTCCAAAATAA
- the dapG gene encoding aspartate kinase yields the protein MKIIVQKFGGTSVRDEKGRQHAFKHISQALQDGYKVVVVVSAMGRKGEPYATDTLLSLVGDKQAYLSKREKDLLLSCGELISAVVFSNMLNELGVDATALTGAQAGFITNNDFTNAKIIEMKCERVLQELEDHDVVVVAGFQGKTKDGDTTTLGRGGSDTSASALGVALNAEYIDIFTDVEGIMTADPRIVKDARPLDIVTYNEICNMAYQGAKVIHPRAVEIAMHAKVPLRVRSTYSEGTGTLVTAYEGAVQGQDVQERPVTGIAHVSNVTQIKVMAKDAPYDLQAQVFKEMAKEKISVDLINISPTGVAYTVSDDVADRAIEVLGEIGYEPIVTRHCAKVSIVGAGMTGVPGVTSRIVTALSEAGIQILQSADSHTTIWMLVKESDLVNAVNALHSAFELSKEVKL from the coding sequence ATGAAAATCATTGTACAAAAATTTGGTGGTACGTCTGTACGAGATGAGAAAGGTAGACAGCATGCTTTTAAGCACATCTCACAGGCATTACAAGATGGATATAAAGTTGTAGTGGTTGTTTCAGCTATGGGCCGTAAAGGTGAACCGTATGCTACAGATACGCTTCTTAGTTTAGTGGGAGATAAACAGGCGTATCTTTCAAAACGTGAAAAAGATTTGCTGTTATCGTGCGGAGAGCTTATTTCTGCCGTTGTATTTTCAAACATGTTGAATGAGCTTGGCGTAGATGCGACAGCACTTACTGGTGCACAAGCAGGGTTCATAACAAATAATGATTTCACGAATGCGAAAATTATTGAAATGAAGTGTGAGCGTGTATTACAAGAATTAGAAGATCACGATGTGGTTGTAGTAGCTGGATTTCAAGGAAAAACAAAAGACGGTGATACTACAACACTTGGTCGCGGTGGAAGTGATACATCTGCCTCGGCTCTTGGAGTTGCATTGAATGCAGAATACATTGATATCTTCACAGATGTAGAGGGTATCATGACTGCCGATCCACGCATTGTAAAAGATGCAAGACCACTTGATATTGTCACGTATAATGAAATTTGCAATATGGCATATCAGGGAGCGAAGGTCATTCATCCAAGGGCAGTAGAAATTGCTATGCATGCTAAGGTACCTCTCCGTGTAAGATCTACTTACTCAGAAGGAACTGGTACACTTGTTACTGCTTATGAAGGAGCAGTACAAGGGCAAGATGTACAAGAGCGTCCAGTAACTGGTATCGCGCATGTATCCAACGTTACACAGATTAAAGTAATGGCAAAGGACGCGCCGTATGACTTGCAGGCTCAAGTATTTAAGGAGATGGCAAAAGAAAAAATTAGCGTCGACTTAATTAATATTTCGCCGACAGGTGTAGCTTACACTGTAAGTGACGATGTAGCGGATCGAGCAATTGAGGTACTAGGTGAAATAGGCTATGAGCCAATTGTTACAAGACACTGCGCAAAGGTGTCTATTGTAGGAGCTGGTATGACGGGCGTTCCTGGTGTAACGTCACGTATTGTTACAGCTCTTTCAGAAGCCGGCATTCAAATTCTGCAATCTGCGGATAGTCATACGACGATTTGGATGCTTGTAAAAGAAAGTGATTTGGTAAACGCAGTAAATGCGCTACACAGTGCATTTGAATTATCTAAAGAGGTGAAATTATGA
- the asd gene encoding aspartate-semialdehyde dehydrogenase, whose product MEKKRSFHVAVVGATGAVGQQILNTLENRNFPIGKLSLLSSKRSAGTTVVFKNENVTVQEATPESFAGVDIALFSAGGAVSKALAPEAAARGAIVVDNTSAFRMATDVPLVVPEVNEQDLLAHKGIIANPNCSTIQMVVALEPLRQAYGLKKVIASTYQAVSGAGASAIEELHIQTKTALEGQQVEPKILPVKSGEKHYQIAFNAIPQIDVFTENGFTYEEMKMINETKKIMHMPELEVAATCVRLPVVAGHSESVYIEVEKEGVTAEEIRVLLSEAEGVIVQDNPAEQLYPMPFYAAGQNEVFVGRIRKDLNNDKGFHLWIVSDNLLKGAAWNSVQIAERLIKLGLV is encoded by the coding sequence ATGGAAAAGAAACGATCTTTTCATGTCGCTGTAGTCGGAGCGACAGGTGCAGTTGGACAACAAATTTTAAATACATTGGAAAATAGAAATTTTCCAATCGGAAAATTGTCGTTATTATCTTCGAAACGTTCGGCCGGAACAACGGTGGTGTTCAAAAATGAGAACGTAACTGTACAAGAAGCTACACCGGAAAGCTTTGCAGGTGTGGATATTGCATTGTTTAGCGCAGGAGGCGCGGTTTCTAAAGCATTGGCTCCTGAAGCAGCTGCACGCGGCGCAATCGTTGTAGATAATACGAGCGCATTTCGAATGGCAACAGATGTTCCGCTAGTTGTACCAGAGGTAAACGAGCAGGATTTGCTGGCACATAAGGGGATCATCGCTAATCCAAACTGCTCCACTATTCAAATGGTTGTAGCGCTAGAGCCACTTCGTCAAGCCTATGGCTTAAAAAAAGTGATTGCTTCCACATACCAAGCGGTTTCAGGAGCAGGAGCATCAGCAATCGAAGAGCTTCATATACAAACAAAGACAGCACTTGAAGGTCAGCAGGTAGAGCCAAAGATTTTGCCAGTAAAAAGTGGCGAAAAGCACTATCAAATTGCATTCAATGCTATTCCGCAAATTGATGTATTTACTGAGAACGGCTTTACGTATGAAGAAATGAAAATGATTAATGAAACGAAAAAAATTATGCATATGCCAGAACTTGAGGTAGCTGCAACTTGTGTGCGTCTCCCAGTTGTGGCAGGGCATTCAGAGTCTGTTTATATCGAAGTAGAAAAAGAGGGTGTAACAGCCGAAGAAATTCGTGTATTGCTTTCTGAGGCAGAAGGAGTTATTGTACAGGACAATCCAGCTGAACAATTGTATCCGATGCCATTTTACGCAGCAGGACAAAATGAAGTCTTTGTAGGGCGAATCCGTAAAGATTTAAACAATGACAAAGGATTTCACCTCTGGATTGTGTCTGATAACTTGTTAAAGGGCGCAGCATGGAACTCTGTACAAATTGCTGAAAGATTGATTAAACTAGGATTAGTGTAA
- a CDS encoding dipicolinate synthase subunit B → MSLKGKRIGFGLTGSHCTYAEVMPFLQQLVDEGAEVRPVVSYTLQTTNTRFGDGQDWIKKIEEITGFSVIDSIVKAEPLGPTIPLDCMVIAPLTGSSMSKLANAQTDSPVLMAAKATLRNWKPVILAISTNDALGLNGVNLMRLMGSRNMYFVPFGQDAPEKKPSSMVARMELLRDTVASALEGKQLQPVIVEKYKYMNE, encoded by the coding sequence ATGAGCTTAAAGGGAAAACGTATTGGATTTGGTTTAACTGGTTCGCATTGCACATATGCAGAGGTAATGCCCTTCTTGCAGCAATTAGTTGACGAGGGAGCTGAGGTGCGTCCAGTAGTATCTTACACACTACAAACAACAAATACACGTTTTGGAGATGGGCAGGACTGGATTAAAAAAATAGAAGAAATTACAGGATTTTCAGTTATTGATAGCATTGTTAAAGCTGAGCCACTTGGCCCTACCATTCCACTTGATTGTATGGTAATTGCACCGCTTACAGGAAGTTCTATGAGCAAACTAGCAAATGCACAAACAGACTCCCCGGTATTAATGGCTGCTAAAGCTACACTTCGCAATTGGAAGCCGGTTATTCTAGCAATTTCCACAAATGACGCATTAGGATTAAATGGGGTAAATTTAATGAGATTAATGGGTTCCCGTAATATGTATTTTGTTCCATTTGGTCAGGATGCACCTGAAAAGAAACCGAGTTCCATGGTAGCGCGAATGGAATTGCTTCGTGATACAGTGGCATCAGCATTGGAAGGAAAACAGCTACAGCCCGTTATTGTAGAAAAATACAAATATATGAATGAATAA
- the dpaA gene encoding dipicolinic acid synthetase subunit A, whose protein sequence is MLTDMHIAVIGGDARQLEVIRKLIELDAKLSLIGFDQLDHGFTGATKGQIEELDFASLDAVILPVAGTDSEGKVDTIFSNKKVVLTKEQIEQTPPHFTVYSGISNTYLNEIIAVCSRNLVKLFERDDVAIYNSIPTVEGTLMMVIQHTDYTIHGSKVMVLGFGRTGMSVARSFQALGAHVRVGARRSEHLARITEMTFTPFHLKDLEQQVQDVDIVINTIPHPIVSANVIAKMPAHTLIIDLASKPGGTDFRYAEKRGVKAFLAPGLPGIVAPKTAGQILANVLTSLLAENKARKENGR, encoded by the coding sequence ATGTTAACTGACATGCATATAGCGGTGATTGGAGGAGATGCAAGACAGCTTGAAGTGATTCGGAAATTAATTGAGCTGGATGCAAAACTTTCTTTAATCGGGTTTGATCAACTGGACCATGGGTTTACAGGAGCGACAAAAGGACAAATCGAAGAATTAGATTTTGCGTCTTTAGATGCCGTTATATTACCTGTAGCGGGGACAGATTCAGAAGGAAAAGTAGATACTATTTTTTCAAATAAAAAAGTTGTACTTACAAAAGAACAAATTGAACAGACGCCACCGCATTTTACAGTGTATTCGGGTATTAGTAATACGTATTTAAATGAAATTATCGCAGTGTGCAGTCGTAATTTAGTGAAGCTCTTCGAACGTGATGATGTTGCAATATATAATTCAATCCCCACTGTTGAAGGCACGCTAATGATGGTTATTCAGCATACTGACTATACCATTCACGGTTCTAAAGTAATGGTTTTAGGGTTTGGTAGAACGGGAATGAGCGTAGCTAGATCTTTTCAAGCATTAGGTGCACATGTACGAGTTGGAGCAAGGCGTTCAGAGCATTTGGCGCGTATTACAGAAATGACTTTTACACCGTTTCATTTAAAAGACTTAGAGCAGCAAGTCCAAGATGTGGATATTGTCATCAACACAATCCCTCATCCAATTGTTTCAGCGAATGTAATTGCTAAAATGCCCGCACACACCTTAATTATTGATTTAGCATCAAAGCCGGGTGGCACAGATTTTCGATATGCAGAAAAAAGAGGTGTGAAGGCCTTTTTAGCACCGGGGTTGCCTGGCATTGTAGCACCTAAAACAGCTGGGCAAATTTTGGCAAATGTACTCACATCGTTATTAGCAGAGAACAAAGCAAGAAAGGAGAATGGAAGATGA
- a CDS encoding YlmC/YmxH family sporulation protein, which translates to MRLSELSGKEIVDLERAERMGVLGHADLEIDENDGRIHTLIIPTGKWSAFKRSQQEVRVSWKRIKKVGQDMIIFDFSHHDDE; encoded by the coding sequence ATGCGCTTGAGCGAATTAAGTGGCAAAGAGATTGTAGATCTGGAACGGGCAGAACGGATGGGAGTTCTTGGTCATGCAGACCTGGAAATCGATGAGAACGATGGTCGCATTCATACTTTAATTATTCCTACTGGTAAATGGAGTGCTTTTAAGCGATCGCAACAAGAAGTCCGCGTATCGTGGAAGCGAATTAAAAAAGTAGGGCAGGATATGATTATTTTTGATTTTTCTCATCATGATGATGAATAG
- a CDS encoding pitrilysin family protein produces the protein MITKQTCKNGVRIVFEQIPTVRSVAIGVWIHTGSRHENASNNGISHFLEHMFFKGTKTRSAREIAESFDSIGGQVNAFTSKEYTCYYAKVLDEHAEYALEVLADMFFNSTFVDEELKKEKNVVYEEIKMYEDTPDDIVHDMLTKAVYETHPLGYPILGTENTLATFTSDTLRQYMQERYTPENVVISIAGNVSEAFMKTAEQYFGSYEGKTKREQVHNPVFHTNKVARKKETEQAHLCLGYKGLPVGNDKVYSLIVLNNILGGSMSSRLFQEVREQRGLAYSVFSYHSSYEDTGMMTIYAGTGSQQLDTLYETIHQALAQLKQEGITEKELANSKEQLKGSLMLSLESTNSRMSRNGKNEMLLGIHRSLDEMIESINEVSKDEVDELIHQTFTNEFAVSLISPTGELPRGLQ, from the coding sequence TTGATTACTAAACAAACATGCAAAAATGGAGTAAGAATCGTATTTGAACAAATCCCGACTGTTCGCTCTGTTGCAATCGGGGTATGGATTCATACAGGATCACGTCATGAAAACGCTAGTAATAATGGCATTTCACACTTTTTAGAGCATATGTTTTTTAAAGGAACAAAAACAAGGTCCGCTCGTGAAATTGCTGAATCATTTGACAGCATTGGTGGACAAGTAAATGCATTTACATCAAAGGAGTATACATGCTATTACGCAAAAGTACTGGATGAACATGCAGAATATGCGTTGGAAGTTTTGGCTGATATGTTTTTTAATTCTACATTTGTAGATGAAGAGCTGAAAAAAGAAAAAAATGTTGTTTATGAAGAAATTAAAATGTATGAGGATACACCCGATGATATTGTGCACGACATGCTTACAAAGGCAGTATATGAAACACATCCACTTGGTTATCCTATTTTAGGAACAGAGAATACTCTCGCTACCTTTACTAGTGATACGCTGCGTCAATATATGCAAGAGCGGTATACGCCTGAAAATGTGGTAATCTCCATTGCTGGTAATGTTAGTGAAGCTTTTATGAAAACAGCAGAACAGTATTTTGGGAGCTATGAAGGAAAGACAAAGCGTGAACAAGTACATAATCCGGTATTTCATACAAATAAGGTTGCACGTAAAAAAGAAACAGAGCAGGCGCATCTTTGTTTAGGGTACAAGGGACTGCCTGTGGGAAATGATAAGGTATACAGCTTAATCGTACTAAATAATATATTGGGTGGCAGTATGAGTAGTCGATTGTTCCAGGAGGTTCGGGAGCAGCGCGGTCTTGCATATTCCGTGTTTTCTTATCACTCCTCTTATGAAGATACAGGTATGATGACAATCTATGCAGGTACAGGTAGTCAACAATTGGACACTTTATATGAAACAATTCACCAGGCGCTTGCACAATTAAAGCAAGAAGGTATTACAGAAAAAGAACTTGCCAACAGTAAAGAGCAGCTTAAAGGTAGTTTAATGTTAAGTTTAGAAAGCACAAACAGCCGCATGAGCCGAAACGGAAAAAATGAAATGCTTCTTGGTATTCATCGCTCACTTGATGAAATGATTGAAAGCATTAACGAGGTAAGTAAAGACGAAGTGGACGAATTAATTCATCAAACATTTACAAATGAGTTTGCTGTCTCACTCATTAGTCCAACCGGAGAATTACCGCGCGGATTACAGTAA
- a CDS encoding polysaccharide deacetylase family protein: protein MQYGKPVRAAAATEGLYEEIKSKANQYEKAPQNAVVDKIWKAMPGYNGLEVDIEASYQNMKKQQRFDPKRLVYKEIAPSVHLRDLPPAPIYRGHPDKKMIALTINVAWGNEYLPVMLEILKKHNVCATFFLEGRWVKEHPSFAKMIAEAGQEVGNHSYTHPDMKTLSAASIREQLSKTNDMIAVTTGEKVKWFAPPSGSYRDEVVKIADELQLGTIMWTVDTIDWQRPAPSVLIERVTRKAHNGAIVLMHPTSSTAQSLDTLIMLLKKQGYRLGTVSDLLDEKRID, encoded by the coding sequence ATGCAGTATGGCAAACCAGTTAGAGCAGCCGCTGCAACAGAAGGTTTATATGAAGAAATTAAGAGCAAGGCAAATCAGTATGAAAAGGCTCCGCAAAACGCAGTCGTCGATAAAATTTGGAAGGCCATGCCTGGTTATAACGGATTGGAAGTAGATATAGAAGCATCGTATCAAAATATGAAAAAACAGCAACGATTTGACCCGAAAAGGCTTGTATATAAAGAAATAGCACCAAGTGTGCATCTACGAGATTTACCTCCTGCTCCTATATACCGTGGCCATCCGGATAAAAAAATGATTGCGTTAACCATTAATGTGGCATGGGGAAATGAATATCTTCCTGTTATGTTAGAAATATTAAAAAAACATAATGTGTGCGCAACTTTTTTTTTAGAGGGGCGCTGGGTAAAGGAACATCCTTCTTTCGCAAAAATGATTGCAGAAGCAGGGCAAGAAGTTGGAAATCACTCCTATACACATCCTGATATGAAGACCTTATCAGCAGCGTCCATTCGCGAACAACTTAGTAAAACCAATGATATGATTGCAGTTACAACAGGGGAAAAAGTAAAGTGGTTTGCGCCGCCAAGCGGAAGCTATCGAGATGAAGTGGTGAAAATTGCTGATGAATTGCAATTGGGTACCATTATGTGGACTGTAGACACAATTGATTGGCAACGACCTGCCCCCTCTGTCTTAATTGAACGAGTAACGAGAAAAGCACATAATGGTGCAATTGTACTCATGCATCCAACTTCATCAACAGCGCAGTCTTTAGATACCCTTATTATGTTACTAAAAAAACAAGGCTATAGGCTCGGTACTGTGTCAGATTTATTGGATGAAAAACGAATTGACTAA
- the pnp gene encoding polyribonucleotide nucleotidyltransferase has translation MTQEKQVFSIDWAGRQLVVETGQLAKQASGAVLIRYGDTAVLSTATASKEAKNVGFFPLTVNYEERLYAVGKIPGGFIKREGRPSEKAILASRLIDRPIRPLFADGFRNEVQVVSIVMSVDQDCSSEIAAMFGSSLALCVSDIPFEGPIAGVVVGRIDGQFIINPTVAQTEQSDINLVVAGTKDAINMVEAGAQEVPEEVMLEAIMFGHEEIKRLIAFQEEIVQAIGKEKREISLYEVDRELEKEIREIAEVDMKSAIQVHEKHAREEAISAVKARVVAHYEALESDATVMGQVNEILYMMVKEEVRRLITVEKIRPDGRRIDEIRPLASEVGLMPRTHGSGLFTRGQTQALSICTLGALGDVQILDGLGIEESKRFMHHYNFPLFSVGETGPMRGPGRREIGHGALGERALEPVIPSEKDFPYTIRLVSEVLESNGSTSQASICASTLAMMDAGVPIKAPVAGIAMGLVKSGEHYTVLTDIQGMEDHLGDMDFKVAGTAKGVTALQMDIKIDGLSREILEEALQQAKAGRMQILEHMLSVMNEPRAELSPYAPKILTMTINPDKIRDVIGPSGKQINKIIEETGVKIDIEQDGTVFISSINQEMNQKAKKIIEDIVREVEVGQVYLGKVKRIEKFGAFVELFSGKDGLVHISELAEERIPKVEDVVKIGDEIMVKVIEIDKQGRVNLSRKVLLKEQKEQAEKEVQQ, from the coding sequence ATGACTCAAGAAAAGCAAGTCTTCTCTATAGATTGGGCAGGACGACAGTTAGTCGTTGAAACAGGACAACTAGCAAAACAAGCAAGTGGTGCTGTGTTGATTCGATATGGAGATACAGCTGTACTTTCTACTGCTACAGCCTCTAAAGAAGCAAAAAATGTAGGTTTTTTTCCGTTAACAGTAAATTATGAAGAGCGTTTATATGCAGTCGGAAAAATTCCAGGAGGCTTTATTAAACGTGAAGGACGACCAAGTGAAAAAGCAATTTTGGCGAGTCGCTTGATTGATCGACCAATTCGTCCTTTATTCGCAGATGGCTTCCGAAATGAAGTACAAGTAGTAAGCATTGTAATGAGCGTAGATCAAGATTGTTCTTCTGAAATTGCAGCTATGTTTGGTTCTTCCTTAGCGCTTTGTGTATCCGACATTCCATTTGAAGGTCCAATTGCAGGTGTGGTAGTAGGAAGAATTGATGGACAGTTCATTATTAATCCAACAGTAGCACAAACAGAGCAAAGCGATATCAACCTTGTTGTAGCAGGAACGAAAGATGCGATTAACATGGTTGAAGCTGGTGCACAGGAAGTACCTGAAGAAGTGATGCTTGAGGCAATTATGTTTGGTCATGAAGAGATTAAACGTTTAATTGCATTCCAAGAAGAGATTGTCCAAGCGATTGGCAAAGAAAAGCGTGAAATTTCTTTGTATGAAGTAGATCGTGAGCTTGAAAAGGAAATTCGTGAAATAGCTGAAGTAGATATGAAGAGTGCTATTCAAGTGCATGAAAAGCATGCTCGTGAAGAAGCTATTAGTGCTGTAAAAGCACGTGTAGTAGCACATTATGAAGCACTGGAGTCAGATGCTACAGTAATGGGACAAGTTAATGAAATTTTATACATGATGGTGAAAGAAGAAGTACGTCGCTTAATCACTGTTGAAAAAATTCGTCCGGACGGTCGCCGCATTGATGAAATTCGTCCGCTTGCATCAGAAGTAGGACTTATGCCTCGCACGCATGGCTCCGGTTTGTTCACACGTGGACAAACACAGGCGCTTAGTATTTGTACGCTAGGTGCGCTAGGCGATGTGCAAATTTTGGATGGTCTTGGCATTGAGGAATCTAAGCGCTTTATGCATCACTACAACTTCCCGTTGTTTAGCGTAGGCGAAACAGGTCCAATGCGAGGACCAGGGCGTCGTGAGATTGGGCATGGTGCTCTTGGAGAAAGAGCGTTGGAGCCTGTCATTCCATCTGAAAAAGATTTCCCTTATACTATTCGTTTAGTATCAGAGGTGTTGGAGTCTAATGGTTCTACCTCACAAGCAAGTATTTGCGCAAGCACGCTTGCGATGATGGATGCAGGTGTACCGATTAAGGCACCTGTAGCTGGTATTGCGATGGGGCTTGTAAAATCCGGCGAACATTATACGGTACTAACAGATATTCAGGGTATGGAAGACCATTTGGGGGATATGGATTTCAAAGTAGCGGGTACAGCAAAAGGCGTTACCGCACTTCAAATGGATATTAAGATTGATGGACTGTCTCGTGAAATTTTGGAAGAGGCTTTACAACAAGCTAAAGCAGGTAGAATGCAGATTCTTGAGCATATGCTTTCTGTTATGAATGAACCGCGTGCTGAATTGTCTCCATATGCGCCAAAAATCTTAACAATGACAATCAATCCTGACAAAATTCGCGACGTAATAGGACCGAGTGGTAAACAAATCAATAAAATCATTGAAGAAACCGGCGTTAAAATTGATATTGAACAAGATGGTACAGTATTTATTTCTTCTATTAATCAAGAAATGAACCAAAAAGCTAAGAAAATCATTGAAGACATCGTACGCGAAGTAGAAGTTGGACAAGTATATCTCGGCAAAGTAAAGCGTATTGAGAAATTTGGTGCTTTTGTAGAGTTGTTCAGTGGAAAAGATGGTCTTGTTCATATATCTGAACTGGCGGAAGAGCGTATTCCGAAAGTAGAAGATGTTGTTAAAATTGGTGATGAAATCATGGTTAAAGTTATTGAAATTGATAAGCAAGGCCGTGTAAACTTATCACGTAAAGTATTGTTAAAAGAACAAAAAGAGCAAGCAGAAAAAGAAGTGCAGCAATAA
- the rpsO gene encoding 30S ribosomal protein S15: MALTQERKNEIIAQYKTHDTDTGSPEVQIAVLTEQINTLNDHLRTHKKDHHSRRGLLKMVGKRRNLLTYLRNKDITRYRELINKLGLRR, translated from the coding sequence ATGGCTTTAACACAAGAGCGTAAAAACGAAATCATTGCTCAATACAAAACACATGATACGGACACTGGTTCTCCAGAGGTTCAAATCGCTGTCCTAACTGAGCAAATTAACACTTTGAATGATCACTTGCGTACTCACAAGAAAGATCACCATTCACGCCGCGGTCTTTTGAAAATGGTTGGTAAGCGTCGTAACTTACTTACTTATCTTCGTAACAAGGACATTACGCGTTACCGTGAATTAATTAACAAGCTTGGCTTACGTCGATAG
- the ribF gene encoding bifunctional riboflavin kinase/FAD synthetase, protein MKLIHLTHPHQVNRDEAEPVVMALGYFDGVHLGHQKVIRTAKNIAKEKKLKSAVMTFHPHPSVVLGKATSHVEYITPLQEKARLLAAMDIDILYVVEFSKEFAALLPQQFVDDYIIGLHVKHAVAGFDFTYGRLGKGTMETMPFHSRGEFTQTVVEKVALQEQKISSTLLRSMIREGCMEEIEPVLGRRYTVAGTVVHGDKRGRQIGFPTANVEVNDYILPATGVYAVKLWIHDTWYNGVCNIGYKPTFNDQRKLSVEVHIFDFAAEIYGESVVIEWHRRIRAEQKFNGVTELVAQIQRDKEQAQQYFYDGQGQTCFL, encoded by the coding sequence GTGAAACTCATTCATTTAACGCATCCTCATCAAGTAAATAGAGATGAAGCGGAGCCGGTTGTTATGGCTTTGGGATATTTTGATGGTGTTCATCTGGGCCATCAAAAGGTTATTCGCACTGCAAAGAACATAGCAAAAGAGAAGAAACTGAAAAGTGCGGTAATGACCTTTCATCCGCATCCGTCAGTGGTTCTTGGAAAGGCTACATCGCATGTGGAATATATTACGCCATTGCAAGAAAAAGCCCGTCTCTTAGCAGCTATGGACATTGATATTTTATATGTGGTGGAGTTTAGTAAGGAATTTGCAGCACTCTTGCCGCAGCAATTTGTGGATGACTATATTATTGGTTTACATGTTAAGCACGCGGTAGCAGGCTTTGACTTTACGTACGGCCGATTAGGGAAAGGTACGATGGAAACCATGCCGTTTCATTCGAGAGGCGAATTTACACAAACAGTTGTGGAAAAGGTAGCCCTACAGGAACAGAAGATCAGCTCTACATTGTTAAGAAGTATGATTCGAGAAGGATGTATGGAAGAAATAGAACCTGTACTTGGGAGAAGATATACGGTAGCCGGGACTGTTGTGCACGGCGATAAGCGAGGGAGACAAATTGGTTTTCCCACTGCTAACGTAGAGGTCAATGATTATATTTTACCAGCTACTGGTGTATATGCGGTAAAATTGTGGATACATGATACATGGTATAACGGCGTATGCAATATAGGGTATAAACCAACTTTTAACGATCAGCGCAAGTTGTCTGTTGAAGTGCACATTTTTGATTTTGCAGCCGAAATTTACGGTGAATCAGTTGTAATTGAATGGCATCGCCGTATTCGAGCGGAACAAAAGTTTAATGGAGTCACAGAACTAGTAGCGCAAATTCAGCGTGATAAAGAGCAGGCGCAACAATATTTTTATGATGGGCAAGGTCAGACTTGCTTTTTATAA